The Pseudoliparis swirei isolate HS2019 ecotype Mariana Trench chromosome 1, NWPU_hadal_v1, whole genome shotgun sequence genome has a window encoding:
- the LOC130192283 gene encoding protein MTSS 1-like isoform X2, which produces METMMERECSALGGLFQTVIGDMKGSYPVWDDFINKASKLQSQLRTTVVAVAVFLDAFQKVADLANNSRGGTRDIGSTLTRMCMRHRSIEAKLRQFSMVFLDCLINPLQEQTEEWKRVANTLDKDHAKEYKKARQEIKKRSSDSLKLQKKAKKGRGDLQPQLDSALQEVSDKFLLLEETEKQAVRKALVEERSRFCCFASMLKPVVEEEMSMLGEITHLQSLTDDLKTLTMDPHKLPASSEQVIMDLKGSESTWSYQTPPSSPCTTVSRKSSMCSLNSVNSSDSRSSGSHCHSPTSHFRYRASSSSSSSLLPQPPPARLSSISSHDSGFTSQDAYPSKSPSPMPPEGPQVSLHASSSSFSSSSSSSSSSSSSSSSSSSSSSFVLTCLSVQDWAKPGPYDQSMVHTLKRSRDRRETTDPSSHHGADVTATGEEPQGTKGHKKITQQTADVTRQEDRETHEELVRVLARGLRLDIQGSSRDSLQGSSGYSSQTHTPCCSEDTLPSQVSDYDYYSVGLDQDPHPDPQQDFDRSSTIPRNSDITTSYRRMFQAKRPASTAGLPCPPPVTPGVATIRRMPSSKPNLRRSSGGGLCSGPIPIKTPMIPVKTPTVPDHPGFPSGGDATWSPLSPGTAPLSPWETSDPPAPPQPPSGAARPSERERRPLPELLEESEYGEVEDFLVAIRRGVRLKRASTNDRSAPCIY; this is translated from the exons GGCAGTTATCCCGTCTGGGACGACTTCATCAACAAGGCCAGCAAGCTGCAGTCACAGctcag GACGACGGTCGTCGCGGTAGCAGTCTTCCTGGACGCCTTTCAGAAGGTCGCCGACCTGGCCAACAACagccgag gagGAACCAGAGACATCGGCTCGACCCTCACCAGGATGTGCATGAGGCACCGCAGCATCGAGGCCAAGCTGCGCCAGTTctccat ggTGTTCCTGGACTGTCTGATCAACCCTCTACAGGAGCAGACGGAGGAGTGGAAGAGAGTCGCCAACACTCTGGACAAAGACCACGCCAAAG agtACAAGAAGGCCCGTCAGGAGATCAAGAAGAGGTCCTCAGACTCTCTGAAGCTGCAGAAGAAGGCGAAGAAAG GCCGTGGGGACCTGCAGCCCCAGCTGGACTCCGCCCTGCAGGAGGTCAGTGATAAGTTTCTCCtgctggaggagacggagaagcaGGCGGTGAGGAAGGcgctggtggaggagaggagtcgCTTCTGCTGCTTCGCCTCCATGCTGAAGCCCGTCGTg gaggaggagatgtccATGCTGGGGGAGATCACTCACCTCCAGAGCCTGACCGACGACCTGAAGACCCTCACCATGGACCCCCACAAGCTGCCGGCCTCCAGTGAGCAG gtcatCATGGACCTGAAGGGCTCTGAGAGCACCTGGTCCTACCAGACTCCGCCCTCGTCGCCGTGCACCACCGTATCCAGGAAGTCCAGCATGTGCAG CCTGAACAGTGTGAACAGCAGTGACTCTCGCTCCAGCGGTTCTCACTGTCACTCCCCCACCTCCCACTTCCGGTaccgcgcctcctcctcctcgtcctcctcgctgCTCCCCCAGCCGCCGCCGGCccgcctctcctccatctcctcccacgACTCGGGCTTCACCTCCCAGGACGCCTACCCGTCCAAGTCCCCCTCCCCCATGCCCCCCGAAGGcccccaggtgagt CttcatgcttcttcttcttctttttcttcttcttcttcttcttcttcttcttcttcttcttcttcttcttcttcttcttcttcttcttcgtttgtTCT GACGTGTCTCTCTGTGCAGGACTGGGCCAAACCGGGTCCGTACGACCAGTCGATGGTCCACACCCTGAAGAGGAGCCGGGACCGGAGAGAGACTACGGATCCCAGCAGCCACCACGGCGCCGACGTCACCGCCACGGGGGAGGAGCCACAGGGGACGAAAGGACACAAG AAGATTACGCAACAAACAGCTGATGTGACCCGGCAGGAGGACCGGGAGACCCACGAGGAGCTGGTCCGGGTCCTGGCCCGGGGCCTCCGCCTGGACATCCAGGGGTCCAGCAGGGACTCGCTGCAGGGCTCCAGTGGCTACagcagccagacacacacaccctgctgcTCCGAGGACACACTCCCctcacaag TGTCGGACTATGACTACTACTCCGTGGGTCTGGACCAGGACCCCCACCCGGACCCCCAGCAGGACTTCGACAGGTCGTCCACGATCCCGAGGAACAGCGACATCACGACGTCGTACCGCCGCATGTTCCAGGCCAAGCGGCCGGCCTCCACCGCCGGGCTGCCCTGCCCCCCCCCGGTCACCCCGGGGGTCGCCACCATCCGCCGGATGCCGTCCTCCAAACCCAACCTGCGGCGGTCCTCTGGCGGGGGACTCTGCTCGGGCCCCATACCCATCAAGACCCCCATGATCCCGGTCAAGACCCCCACCGTGCCGGACCACCCGGGTTTCCCCAGCGGCGGCGACGCGACCTGGAGCCCGCTGAGCCCTGGGACCGCCCCCCTGTCCCCGTGGGAGACCTCggacccccccgccccgccgCAGCCGCCCAGCGGCGCCGCCCGGCCCTCGGAGCGGGAGCGCCGGCCCCTCCCGGAGCTCCTGGAGGAGTCGGAGTACGGCGAGGTGGAGGattttctggtggccatccggCGCGGCGTCCGGCTCAAGAGGGCGTCGACCAATGACCGGTCGGCGCCGTGCATCTACTGA
- the LOC130192283 gene encoding protein MTSS 1-like isoform X3, producing the protein METMMERECSALGGLFQTVIGDMKGSYPVWDDFINKASKLQSQLRTTVVAVAVFLDAFQKVADLANNSRGGTRDIGSTLTRMCMRHRSIEAKLRQFSMVFLDCLINPLQEQTEEWKRVANTLDKDHAKEYKKARQEIKKRSSDSLKLQKKAKKGRGDLQPQLDSALQEVSDKFLLLEETEKQAVRKALVEERSRFCCFASMLKPVVEEEMSMLGEITHLQSLTDDLKTLTMDPHKLPASSEQVIMDLKGSESTWSYQTPPSSPCTTVSRKSSMCSSLNSVNSSDSRSSGSHCHSPTSHFRYRASSSSSSSLLPQPPPARLSSISSHDSGFTSQDAYPSKSPSPMPPEGPQDWAKPGPYDQSMVHTLKRSRDRRETTDPSSHHGADVTATGEEPQGTKGHKKITQQTADVTRQEDRETHEELVRVLARGLRLDIQGSSRDSLQGSSGYSSQTHTPCCSEDTLPSQVSDYDYYSVGLDQDPHPDPQQDFDRSSTIPRNSDITTSYRRMFQAKRPASTAGLPCPPPVTPGVATIRRMPSSKPNLRRSSGGGLCSGPIPIKTPMIPVKTPTVPDHPGFPSGGDATWSPLSPGTAPLSPWETSDPPAPPQPPSGAARPSERERRPLPELLEESEYGEVEDFLVAIRRGVRLKRASTNDRSAPCIY; encoded by the exons GGCAGTTATCCCGTCTGGGACGACTTCATCAACAAGGCCAGCAAGCTGCAGTCACAGctcag GACGACGGTCGTCGCGGTAGCAGTCTTCCTGGACGCCTTTCAGAAGGTCGCCGACCTGGCCAACAACagccgag gagGAACCAGAGACATCGGCTCGACCCTCACCAGGATGTGCATGAGGCACCGCAGCATCGAGGCCAAGCTGCGCCAGTTctccat ggTGTTCCTGGACTGTCTGATCAACCCTCTACAGGAGCAGACGGAGGAGTGGAAGAGAGTCGCCAACACTCTGGACAAAGACCACGCCAAAG agtACAAGAAGGCCCGTCAGGAGATCAAGAAGAGGTCCTCAGACTCTCTGAAGCTGCAGAAGAAGGCGAAGAAAG GCCGTGGGGACCTGCAGCCCCAGCTGGACTCCGCCCTGCAGGAGGTCAGTGATAAGTTTCTCCtgctggaggagacggagaagcaGGCGGTGAGGAAGGcgctggtggaggagaggagtcgCTTCTGCTGCTTCGCCTCCATGCTGAAGCCCGTCGTg gaggaggagatgtccATGCTGGGGGAGATCACTCACCTCCAGAGCCTGACCGACGACCTGAAGACCCTCACCATGGACCCCCACAAGCTGCCGGCCTCCAGTGAGCAG gtcatCATGGACCTGAAGGGCTCTGAGAGCACCTGGTCCTACCAGACTCCGCCCTCGTCGCCGTGCACCACCGTATCCAGGAAGTCCAGCATGTGCAG CAGCCTGAACAGTGTGAACAGCAGTGACTCTCGCTCCAGCGGTTCTCACTGTCACTCCCCCACCTCCCACTTCCGGTaccgcgcctcctcctcctcgtcctcctcgctgCTCCCCCAGCCGCCGCCGGCccgcctctcctccatctcctcccacgACTCGGGCTTCACCTCCCAGGACGCCTACCCGTCCAAGTCCCCCTCCCCCATGCCCCCCGAAGGcccccag GACTGGGCCAAACCGGGTCCGTACGACCAGTCGATGGTCCACACCCTGAAGAGGAGCCGGGACCGGAGAGAGACTACGGATCCCAGCAGCCACCACGGCGCCGACGTCACCGCCACGGGGGAGGAGCCACAGGGGACGAAAGGACACAAG AAGATTACGCAACAAACAGCTGATGTGACCCGGCAGGAGGACCGGGAGACCCACGAGGAGCTGGTCCGGGTCCTGGCCCGGGGCCTCCGCCTGGACATCCAGGGGTCCAGCAGGGACTCGCTGCAGGGCTCCAGTGGCTACagcagccagacacacacaccctgctgcTCCGAGGACACACTCCCctcacaag TGTCGGACTATGACTACTACTCCGTGGGTCTGGACCAGGACCCCCACCCGGACCCCCAGCAGGACTTCGACAGGTCGTCCACGATCCCGAGGAACAGCGACATCACGACGTCGTACCGCCGCATGTTCCAGGCCAAGCGGCCGGCCTCCACCGCCGGGCTGCCCTGCCCCCCCCCGGTCACCCCGGGGGTCGCCACCATCCGCCGGATGCCGTCCTCCAAACCCAACCTGCGGCGGTCCTCTGGCGGGGGACTCTGCTCGGGCCCCATACCCATCAAGACCCCCATGATCCCGGTCAAGACCCCCACCGTGCCGGACCACCCGGGTTTCCCCAGCGGCGGCGACGCGACCTGGAGCCCGCTGAGCCCTGGGACCGCCCCCCTGTCCCCGTGGGAGACCTCggacccccccgccccgccgCAGCCGCCCAGCGGCGCCGCCCGGCCCTCGGAGCGGGAGCGCCGGCCCCTCCCGGAGCTCCTGGAGGAGTCGGAGTACGGCGAGGTGGAGGattttctggtggccatccggCGCGGCGTCCGGCTCAAGAGGGCGTCGACCAATGACCGGTCGGCGCCGTGCATCTACTGA
- the LOC130192283 gene encoding protein MTSS 1-like isoform X4, with product METMMERECSALGGLFQTVIGDMKGSYPVWDDFINKASKLQSQLRTTVVAVAVFLDAFQKVADLANNSRGGTRDIGSTLTRMCMRHRSIEAKLRQFSMVFLDCLINPLQEQTEEWKRVANTLDKDHAKEYKKARQEIKKRSSDSLKLQKKAKKGRGDLQPQLDSALQEVSDKFLLLEETEKQAVRKALVEERSRFCCFASMLKPVVEEEMSMLGEITHLQSLTDDLKTLTMDPHKLPASSEQVIMDLKGSESTWSYQTPPSSPCTTVSRKSSMCSLNSVNSSDSRSSGSHCHSPTSHFRYRASSSSSSSLLPQPPPARLSSISSHDSGFTSQDAYPSKSPSPMPPEGPQDWAKPGPYDQSMVHTLKRSRDRRETTDPSSHHGADVTATGEEPQGTKGHKKITQQTADVTRQEDRETHEELVRVLARGLRLDIQGSSRDSLQGSSGYSSQTHTPCCSEDTLPSQVSDYDYYSVGLDQDPHPDPQQDFDRSSTIPRNSDITTSYRRMFQAKRPASTAGLPCPPPVTPGVATIRRMPSSKPNLRRSSGGGLCSGPIPIKTPMIPVKTPTVPDHPGFPSGGDATWSPLSPGTAPLSPWETSDPPAPPQPPSGAARPSERERRPLPELLEESEYGEVEDFLVAIRRGVRLKRASTNDRSAPCIY from the exons GGCAGTTATCCCGTCTGGGACGACTTCATCAACAAGGCCAGCAAGCTGCAGTCACAGctcag GACGACGGTCGTCGCGGTAGCAGTCTTCCTGGACGCCTTTCAGAAGGTCGCCGACCTGGCCAACAACagccgag gagGAACCAGAGACATCGGCTCGACCCTCACCAGGATGTGCATGAGGCACCGCAGCATCGAGGCCAAGCTGCGCCAGTTctccat ggTGTTCCTGGACTGTCTGATCAACCCTCTACAGGAGCAGACGGAGGAGTGGAAGAGAGTCGCCAACACTCTGGACAAAGACCACGCCAAAG agtACAAGAAGGCCCGTCAGGAGATCAAGAAGAGGTCCTCAGACTCTCTGAAGCTGCAGAAGAAGGCGAAGAAAG GCCGTGGGGACCTGCAGCCCCAGCTGGACTCCGCCCTGCAGGAGGTCAGTGATAAGTTTCTCCtgctggaggagacggagaagcaGGCGGTGAGGAAGGcgctggtggaggagaggagtcgCTTCTGCTGCTTCGCCTCCATGCTGAAGCCCGTCGTg gaggaggagatgtccATGCTGGGGGAGATCACTCACCTCCAGAGCCTGACCGACGACCTGAAGACCCTCACCATGGACCCCCACAAGCTGCCGGCCTCCAGTGAGCAG gtcatCATGGACCTGAAGGGCTCTGAGAGCACCTGGTCCTACCAGACTCCGCCCTCGTCGCCGTGCACCACCGTATCCAGGAAGTCCAGCATGTGCAG CCTGAACAGTGTGAACAGCAGTGACTCTCGCTCCAGCGGTTCTCACTGTCACTCCCCCACCTCCCACTTCCGGTaccgcgcctcctcctcctcgtcctcctcgctgCTCCCCCAGCCGCCGCCGGCccgcctctcctccatctcctcccacgACTCGGGCTTCACCTCCCAGGACGCCTACCCGTCCAAGTCCCCCTCCCCCATGCCCCCCGAAGGcccccag GACTGGGCCAAACCGGGTCCGTACGACCAGTCGATGGTCCACACCCTGAAGAGGAGCCGGGACCGGAGAGAGACTACGGATCCCAGCAGCCACCACGGCGCCGACGTCACCGCCACGGGGGAGGAGCCACAGGGGACGAAAGGACACAAG AAGATTACGCAACAAACAGCTGATGTGACCCGGCAGGAGGACCGGGAGACCCACGAGGAGCTGGTCCGGGTCCTGGCCCGGGGCCTCCGCCTGGACATCCAGGGGTCCAGCAGGGACTCGCTGCAGGGCTCCAGTGGCTACagcagccagacacacacaccctgctgcTCCGAGGACACACTCCCctcacaag TGTCGGACTATGACTACTACTCCGTGGGTCTGGACCAGGACCCCCACCCGGACCCCCAGCAGGACTTCGACAGGTCGTCCACGATCCCGAGGAACAGCGACATCACGACGTCGTACCGCCGCATGTTCCAGGCCAAGCGGCCGGCCTCCACCGCCGGGCTGCCCTGCCCCCCCCCGGTCACCCCGGGGGTCGCCACCATCCGCCGGATGCCGTCCTCCAAACCCAACCTGCGGCGGTCCTCTGGCGGGGGACTCTGCTCGGGCCCCATACCCATCAAGACCCCCATGATCCCGGTCAAGACCCCCACCGTGCCGGACCACCCGGGTTTCCCCAGCGGCGGCGACGCGACCTGGAGCCCGCTGAGCCCTGGGACCGCCCCCCTGTCCCCGTGGGAGACCTCggacccccccgccccgccgCAGCCGCCCAGCGGCGCCGCCCGGCCCTCGGAGCGGGAGCGCCGGCCCCTCCCGGAGCTCCTGGAGGAGTCGGAGTACGGCGAGGTGGAGGattttctggtggccatccggCGCGGCGTCCGGCTCAAGAGGGCGTCGACCAATGACCGGTCGGCGCCGTGCATCTACTGA
- the LOC130192283 gene encoding protein MTSS 1-like isoform X1 — translation METMMERECSALGGLFQTVIGDMKGSYPVWDDFINKASKLQSQLRTTVVAVAVFLDAFQKVADLANNSRGGTRDIGSTLTRMCMRHRSIEAKLRQFSMVFLDCLINPLQEQTEEWKRVANTLDKDHAKEYKKARQEIKKRSSDSLKLQKKAKKGRGDLQPQLDSALQEVSDKFLLLEETEKQAVRKALVEERSRFCCFASMLKPVVEEEMSMLGEITHLQSLTDDLKTLTMDPHKLPASSEQVIMDLKGSESTWSYQTPPSSPCTTVSRKSSMCSSLNSVNSSDSRSSGSHCHSPTSHFRYRASSSSSSSLLPQPPPARLSSISSHDSGFTSQDAYPSKSPSPMPPEGPQVSLHASSSSFSSSSSSSSSSSSSSSSSSSSSSFVLTCLSVQDWAKPGPYDQSMVHTLKRSRDRRETTDPSSHHGADVTATGEEPQGTKGHKKITQQTADVTRQEDRETHEELVRVLARGLRLDIQGSSRDSLQGSSGYSSQTHTPCCSEDTLPSQVSDYDYYSVGLDQDPHPDPQQDFDRSSTIPRNSDITTSYRRMFQAKRPASTAGLPCPPPVTPGVATIRRMPSSKPNLRRSSGGGLCSGPIPIKTPMIPVKTPTVPDHPGFPSGGDATWSPLSPGTAPLSPWETSDPPAPPQPPSGAARPSERERRPLPELLEESEYGEVEDFLVAIRRGVRLKRASTNDRSAPCIY, via the exons GGCAGTTATCCCGTCTGGGACGACTTCATCAACAAGGCCAGCAAGCTGCAGTCACAGctcag GACGACGGTCGTCGCGGTAGCAGTCTTCCTGGACGCCTTTCAGAAGGTCGCCGACCTGGCCAACAACagccgag gagGAACCAGAGACATCGGCTCGACCCTCACCAGGATGTGCATGAGGCACCGCAGCATCGAGGCCAAGCTGCGCCAGTTctccat ggTGTTCCTGGACTGTCTGATCAACCCTCTACAGGAGCAGACGGAGGAGTGGAAGAGAGTCGCCAACACTCTGGACAAAGACCACGCCAAAG agtACAAGAAGGCCCGTCAGGAGATCAAGAAGAGGTCCTCAGACTCTCTGAAGCTGCAGAAGAAGGCGAAGAAAG GCCGTGGGGACCTGCAGCCCCAGCTGGACTCCGCCCTGCAGGAGGTCAGTGATAAGTTTCTCCtgctggaggagacggagaagcaGGCGGTGAGGAAGGcgctggtggaggagaggagtcgCTTCTGCTGCTTCGCCTCCATGCTGAAGCCCGTCGTg gaggaggagatgtccATGCTGGGGGAGATCACTCACCTCCAGAGCCTGACCGACGACCTGAAGACCCTCACCATGGACCCCCACAAGCTGCCGGCCTCCAGTGAGCAG gtcatCATGGACCTGAAGGGCTCTGAGAGCACCTGGTCCTACCAGACTCCGCCCTCGTCGCCGTGCACCACCGTATCCAGGAAGTCCAGCATGTGCAG CAGCCTGAACAGTGTGAACAGCAGTGACTCTCGCTCCAGCGGTTCTCACTGTCACTCCCCCACCTCCCACTTCCGGTaccgcgcctcctcctcctcgtcctcctcgctgCTCCCCCAGCCGCCGCCGGCccgcctctcctccatctcctcccacgACTCGGGCTTCACCTCCCAGGACGCCTACCCGTCCAAGTCCCCCTCCCCCATGCCCCCCGAAGGcccccaggtgagt CttcatgcttcttcttcttctttttcttcttcttcttcttcttcttcttcttcttcttcttcttcttcttcttcttcttcttcttcttcgtttgtTCT GACGTGTCTCTCTGTGCAGGACTGGGCCAAACCGGGTCCGTACGACCAGTCGATGGTCCACACCCTGAAGAGGAGCCGGGACCGGAGAGAGACTACGGATCCCAGCAGCCACCACGGCGCCGACGTCACCGCCACGGGGGAGGAGCCACAGGGGACGAAAGGACACAAG AAGATTACGCAACAAACAGCTGATGTGACCCGGCAGGAGGACCGGGAGACCCACGAGGAGCTGGTCCGGGTCCTGGCCCGGGGCCTCCGCCTGGACATCCAGGGGTCCAGCAGGGACTCGCTGCAGGGCTCCAGTGGCTACagcagccagacacacacaccctgctgcTCCGAGGACACACTCCCctcacaag TGTCGGACTATGACTACTACTCCGTGGGTCTGGACCAGGACCCCCACCCGGACCCCCAGCAGGACTTCGACAGGTCGTCCACGATCCCGAGGAACAGCGACATCACGACGTCGTACCGCCGCATGTTCCAGGCCAAGCGGCCGGCCTCCACCGCCGGGCTGCCCTGCCCCCCCCCGGTCACCCCGGGGGTCGCCACCATCCGCCGGATGCCGTCCTCCAAACCCAACCTGCGGCGGTCCTCTGGCGGGGGACTCTGCTCGGGCCCCATACCCATCAAGACCCCCATGATCCCGGTCAAGACCCCCACCGTGCCGGACCACCCGGGTTTCCCCAGCGGCGGCGACGCGACCTGGAGCCCGCTGAGCCCTGGGACCGCCCCCCTGTCCCCGTGGGAGACCTCggacccccccgccccgccgCAGCCGCCCAGCGGCGCCGCCCGGCCCTCGGAGCGGGAGCGCCGGCCCCTCCCGGAGCTCCTGGAGGAGTCGGAGTACGGCGAGGTGGAGGattttctggtggccatccggCGCGGCGTCCGGCTCAAGAGGGCGTCGACCAATGACCGGTCGGCGCCGTGCATCTACTGA